One genomic region from Primulina eburnea isolate SZY01 unplaced genomic scaffold, ASM2296580v1 ctg809, whole genome shotgun sequence encodes:
- the LOC140822372 gene encoding auxin-induced protein 15A-like — protein sequence MKGKFLKSCTRKWRVMGQRIIPCVACDSCCKLSWWPLQPVEKIVPDDVPKGHLVVYVGEYKKRFVIKITLLKHPLFQALLDQAREVYAFTADSRLCIPCDENLFLSVVQCAKSPIDDFR from the coding sequence ATGAAAGGGAAATTTCTAAAATCGTGTACGAGAAAGTGGCGGGTAATGGGACAAAGAATCATACCTTGTGTGGCCTGCGATTCGTGCTGCAAATTGTCATGGTGGCCTTTACAGCCAGTGGAGAAGATCGTTCCTGATGATGTACCGAAGGGTCACTTGGTAGTGTATGTTGGAGAATATAAGAAGAggtttgttatcaagattaccTTACTGAAGCATCCGCTCTTCCAGGCATTGCTAGATCAAGCTCGAGAAGTGTATGCATTTACTGCTGATTCAAGACTATGCATACCCTGTGATGAAAATCTATTTCTCAGTGTTGTTCAATGTGCCAAATCACCAATCGACGACTTCCGCTGA
- the LOC140822370 gene encoding uncharacterized protein: MNHRNSPPPQLVIRHTTATQILKQTTSLFYSNLIAFLFLSSLLLTFRSNVHSASRYLSSLIDNDPSLKSLLSRLDLSAPARTHHRHHRRRGAFLHLSRVGTLDDDFFSGDSDFDRSLFHPSSNKFLPNATLVILSDFEPDYGFSNSNIDHGISYPKIVRPGGVSFKPEFRKNVTFLEEEERKFEGSGLDDGNAVVDLDFLIKGFELGRRDATSLFFLAGVLSAAYVYVVLAFIVTYTWVNGIIFLKVVDHLLGNSRSIFRTFWYGSNIGLKRLSGFILMKWAVRDAMAQLMGIYFFGEIEDQYVFFKVFLRMKFMPFANVAPWVIGHEWESAGFIVTWFLSDLMFGFIFAVDTWVAIVDSRMGGREIVKEGCSMLMALFYPAFVIRWLEAIICGSIGRWLLRRMCGDVFMLFFQSSMEVYFTMAWLVFYFAARHKDDSSAGRTFGRRELDGLLEVAR, encoded by the coding sequence ATGAACCACCGCAATTCGCCGCCTCCGCAGCTCGTCATCCGCCACACCACCGCAACCCAAATCCTGAAGCAAACGACGTCGTTGTTCTACTCCAATCTCATCGCTTTCCTCTTTCTCTCCTCCCTCCTCCTCACCTTCCGCTCAAACGTTCACAGCGCTTCTCGCTATCTGTCCTCCCTTATCGACAATGACCCGTCGTTGAAATCGCTGCTTTCCCGTCTCGATTTATCGGCACCCGCCCGGACCCATCACCGCCACCACCGTCGCCGCGGCGCCTTTCTCCACCTCTCGCGCGTTGGGACTCTGGACGATGATTTCTTCTCGGGTGATTCTGATTTTGACCGCTCCCTTTTCCATCCTTCCTCTAACAAGTTCCTGCCTAATGCGACTCTTGTGATTCTTTCTGACTTCGAGCCCGATTACGGATTCTCTAACTCGAACATTGATCACGGAATCTCCTATCCCAAAATTGTTAGGCCTGGAGGTGTCAGTTTTAAGCCCGAATTCAGGAAGAACGTTACTTTTTTGGAAGAAGAAGAGAGGAAATTTGAGGGTAGCGGACTAGATGATGGTAATGCAGTTGTCGATCTGGATTTCTTGATTAAGGGTTTTGAACTGGGGCGCCGTGATGCTACTTCCCTTTTCTTTTTAGCTGGGGTATTATCGGCTGCTTATGTGTATGTCGTTTTGGCATTTATAGTTACATATACTTGGGTGAATGGAATTATCTTCCTGAAAGTAGTGGATCATTTGCTGGGGAATTCCCGATCAATTTTTCGCACGTTTTGGTATGGGTCAAATATTGGGCTCAAGAGGCTTTCAGGGTTTATTCTCATGAAATGGGCTGTGAGGGACGCAATGGCTCAGTTGATGGGAATATATTTTTTTGGGGAGATAGAGGATCAATACGTCTTCTTTAAGGTTTTCTTGAGAATGAAGTTTATGCCATTTGCCAACGTTGCACCATGGGTAATAGGACACGAGTGGGAGAGTGCTGGGTTTATTGTAACCTGGTTCTTGAGTGACTTGATGTTTGGCTTCATCTTTGCAGTGGATACTTGGGTTGCCATAGTTGATTCAAGGATGGGTGGAAGAGAGATTGTGAAAGAAGGGTGTAGTATGTTGATGGCATTGTTTTATCCCGCTTTTGTGATTAGATGGTTAGAGGCAATAATTTGTGGATCAATTGGGAGATGGTTGTTGAGAAGGATGTGTGGGGATGTTTTCATGTTGTTTTTTCAATCATCGATGGAGGTATATTTCACGATGGCTTGGCTTGTTTTTTACTTTGCAGCAAGGCATAAAGATGATTCTTCAGCTGGACGGACATTTGGGCGAAGAGAATTGGATGGTCTGCTTGAGGTTGCTAGATGA
- the LOC140822373 gene encoding uncharacterized protein, whose product MWGRTGIRTGPARGNRGPGGGNQGHANGNRGPGGDNQGHANGNRGPGGGNQGHADGNRGPGGGQGRGVADLSLDQLAQLINRSVNEALRRNRTPSPPPQQPPPPPPPPPPPPLPEHMEAIWEEVRRLGRRMGGRPPVLDRESPLSLEILNEDLPVNFRQPTVKDYDGSSDPEEHLGRFNNSALLHRYSDGVKYRVFLTTLVGPAQRWFDLLPPHSITSFREFSTLFINQYATSKKYLKTSLGLFNLKQGDTDSLRDFIRRFNSAALEVPAAATETLVNAFTQGLRGGQFFNSLVKKPPQSYDELLSRAEKYVNLEDAQRQRRVDIRPDDKNKGKEKVEPSRKRPAERTEERSRGPGPFPYAPLAMSLERAMAICEERRKLERPKQAEKGPRLPPSDKFCEFHQEYGHVTNDCQKLGEEVQRIMQRDPHMKNLLARSEGSYRDDRRDRGPPGVNQRPQPRENRPNRGGRDDPPRHQGPQVQQIANDPTRGIIHMITGGATDGDSGRARKAHGRRLESLGLDLAPKDDPVIGFGPDDMKGVVAPHNDALLVTLTIANYDVARIFVDTGSSVNVIFKRTLDQLKVEGFEFDHISTPLFGFTGHAVQTVGQIMLPLSLGAGPHRITKMTCFTVVDAPSSYNGILGRPALADFRAVSSTYHQKLKYPVGNEVGVVGGDQKSSRRCYVDEVRQEVKRSRTEVGMIVAQPNMTSRREVQLTSEEEPETVEIGVQRSVRVAADLDPETKHDLLACLKTNIDVFAWSPQELRGISPGIMKHHLNTLPEARPVKQKKRHFGPEKDKVIKEQVDELLKAGHIREIFFPTWLSNVVLVPKSSGTWRMCVDFRDLNKACPKDCYPLPRIDQLVDSTAGHQYLCLMDAYQGYHQIPLAEEDQDKVSFITSEGTFCYVVMPFGLKNAGATYQRLMDKIFSAQAGRNVEVYVDDILVKSKNSADLIKDLRETFATLRSYRLKLNPQKCTFGVKSGKFLGYMVTGKGN is encoded by the coding sequence ATGTGGGGACGAACAGGTATAAGAACAGGCCCTGCGCGTGGTAACAGAGGTCCCGGAGGTGGCAATCAGGGCCATGCAAATGGTAACAGAGGTCCCGGAGGTGACAATCAGGGCCATGCAAATGGTAACAGAGGTCCCGGAGGTGGCAATCAGGGCCATGCAGATGGTAACCGAGGTCCCGGAGGTGGCCAAGGCAGAGGTGTGGCTGATCTTAGTCTAGACCAATTGGCCCAGTTGATTAATAGGTCTGTGAATGAGGCCCTCCGTCGAAATCGTACTCCATCACCACCGCCACAacaacctcctcctcctcctcctcctcctcctcctcccccTCTTCCTGAGCATATGGAAGCCATTTGGGAGGAAGTCAGGAGGCTTGGCAGGCGAATGGGGGGCCGACCTCCCGTATTGGACAGAGAAAGCCCACTCTCCCTCGAGATACTGAATGAAGACCTCCCCGTTAATTTCCGCCAACCAAccgtcaaggattatgatggaAGTTCTGACCCCGAAGAACACCTTGGAAGGTTCAATAATTCTGCTTTGCTTCACCGATACTCAGATGGGGTCAAATACCGGGTCTTCCTTACCACCCTAGTGGGACCCGCCCAGAGGTGGTTCGATTTGCTCCCGCCACATTCCATTACCAGCTTTCGAGAATTCAGCACCCTATTCATAAACCAGTATGCTACAAGTAAGAAATACTTGAAAACCTCATTGGGCCTATTCAATTTGAAACAAGGAGATACAGATTCGCTGAGGGACTTCATTAGACGATTCAACAGTGCGGCCTTGGAGGTCCCAGCTGCAGCAACAGAAACCTTGGTAAATGCTTTCACGCAAGGGCTCCGAGGGGGACAATTTTTCAATTCCTTGGTCAAGAAACCCCCTCAAAGTTATGATGAGCTCCTGAGCCGAGCTGAGAAATACGTGAATCTTGAGGATGCACAAAGGCAAAGGCGAGTGGATATCCGACCCGATGATAAAAATAAGGGGAAAGAGAAAGTGGAACCAAGTAGGAAGAGGCCTGCAGAAAGAACAGAGGAACGGAGCCGAGGTCCTGGACCTTTCCCTTATGCCCCGTTGGCAATGAGCTTGGAAAGAGCCATGGCCATTTGTGAAGAAAGAAGAAAGCTGGAGCGACCGAAACAAGCCGAGAAAGGGCCGCGTTTACCGCCCTCAGATAAGTTTTGTGAGTTCCATCAAGAGTACGGTCACGTCACCAATGATTGCCAGAAATTGGGGGAAGAGGTCCAAAGAATCATGCAAAGAGACCCTCACATGAAGAACCTCCTAGCTCGATCAGAAGGAAGTTATCGAGATGATCGAAGGGATCGGGGACCTCCTGGGGTTAATCAGAGGCCACAACCCCGGGAGAACCGACCCAACCGCGGGGGTCGAGATGACCCCCCGCGACATCAAGGCCCTCAGGTCCAGCAGATTGCTAATGATCCGACCAGAGGTATAATCCACATGATAACGGGCGGCGCCACCGACGGAGATTCGGGCAGGGCTCGTAAAGCTCATGGTCGGAGATTGGAAAGTTTGGGGTTAGACCTTGCCCCCAAAGATGACCCCGTCATTGGCTTCGGGCCGGATGATATGAAAGGTGTTGTGGCACCTCATAACGACGCCTTATTAGTCACTCTTACTATCGCCAACTATGACGTCGCAAGAATCTTTGTTGACACCGGAAGCTCAGTTAACGTTATTTTCAAAAGAACCCTGGACCAATTGAAAGTGGAAGGTTTCGAGTTTGATCATATCTCTACGCCTTTATTTGGCTTCACAGGACATGCGGTCCAAACTGTAGGGCAAATCATGCTCCCCTTATCCCTAGGGGCGGGACCTCACCGCATCACAAAAATGACATGTTTTACTGTGGTGGATGCCCCCTCTTCCTACAACGGAATACTTGGCCGACCTGCCCTGGCCGACTTCCGAGCTGTAAGCTCTACCTATCATCAAAAGCTGAAATATCCTGTGGGGAATGAAGTAGGAGTAGTCGGGGGGGATCAGAAATCCTCTCGACGATGTTATGTGGATGAGGTAAGGCAAGAAGTCAAAAGATCCCGGACCGAGGTAGGGATGATTGTGGCCCAACCAAATATGACCTCCAGAAGAGAGGTTCAGCTCACCTCAGAAGAGGAGCCAGAAACGGTGGAAATAGGGGTCCAACGGAGTGTCAGGGTGGCGGCTGATCTTGATCCCGAAACCAAGCATGATCTACTGGCTtgtttaaaaactaacattGATGTATTTGCTTGGTCTCCACAAGAGCTTCGGGGGATCAGCCCCGGGATAATGAAACACCACCTCAACACTCTCCCTGAAGCCCGGCCAGTCAAACAGAAGAAGAGGCATTTTGGTCCCGAGAAAGACAAGGTAATAAAAGAACAGGTAGACGAGCTTCTTAAGGCAGGACACATTAGGGAGATCTTTTTCCCAACATGGCTATCAAATGTTGTCCTGGTCCCCAAGAGCTCGGGAACATGGAGAATGTGCGTCGACTTCAGAGATCTTAATAAGGCTTGTCCAAAAGATTGTTACCCCTTGCCGAGGATAGACCAACTGGTTGATTCCACCGCAGGTCATCAGTACTTATGTTTGATGGATGCTTATCAAGGATACCATCAGATCCCCTTAGCAGAAGAAGACCAGGACAAAGTGAGTTTCATCACTTCCGAAGGGACGTTTTGTTATGTAGTGATGCCTTTCGGATTAAAAAATGCGGGAGCCACCTATCAAAGGCTCATGGACAAGATTTTCTCAGCCCAGGCCGGAAGAAATGTGGAAGTgtatgtggatgatattctTGTAAAGTCGAAGAACTCGGCTGATCTCATAAAGGATCTCCGTGAAACCTTTGCCACTTTGAGATCTTACAGGCTAAAGCTGAACCCCCAAAAATGCACTTTTGGGGTCAAAAGTGGGAAATTCCTTGGGTACATGGTAACAGGAAAGGGGAATTGA
- the LOC140822376 gene encoding 29 kDa ribonucleoprotein A, chloroplastic-like, whose product MAMAASLHLLSVAPQPLSLHRSSSAPVAPLFPPSCLKPLPKLMFPPSVEDYTHPTSSFIRKVMVSSDLDEGLETGDEEDSSFSPELKLYVGNLPFNVDSAALAELFGRAGNVEMVEVIYDKLSGRSRGFGFVTMSTTDEVEIAAQQFNGYEFQGRVLRVNSGPAPSKRDISSFGGRSRVGSSSDSTNRVYVGNLAWGVDNLALETLFSEQGKVQEARVVYDRESGRSKGFGFVTYNSPDEVNNAIESLDGIDLNGRSIRVSPAESRPRGQY is encoded by the exons ATGGCAATGGCTGCATCCCTCCACCTCCTCTCCGTCGCCCCACAGCCCCTTTCCCTCCACCGATCTTCGTCCGCCCCCGTCGCTCCTCTCTTCCCTCCCTCTTGTCTGAAACCTCTGCCGAAACTCATGTTTCCTCCTTCAGTCGAAGATTACACCCACCCCACTTCCAGCTTTATCCGAAAAGTTATGGTTTCATCTGACTTGGATGAAGGGTTGGAGACGGGAGACGAAGAGGACTCGAGTTTCTCGCCGGAACTGAAGCTTTATGTGGGGAATTTACCTTTCAATGTCGACAGTGCTGCTCTCGCTGAGTTGTTTGGAAGAGCCGGGAATGTGGAGATGGTCGAG GTTATCTATGATAAGCTTTCAGGAAGAAGTAGGGGTTTTGGCTTTGTGACTATGTCTACTACCGATGAAGTTGAAATTGCAGCTCAACAATTCAATGGATAC GAATTTCAGGGGAGAGTGTTGAGGGTAAATTCAGGGCCAGCACCTTCGAAGAGGGATATTTCATCATTCGGAGGCAGATCCAGGGTAGGGTCGAGTTCCGATAGCACCAACCGTGTTTATGTGGGTAATCTTGCCTGGGGTGTGGACAATCTTGCACTCGAGACCTTGTTCAGCGAGCAAGGAAAAGTTCAGGAAGCAAGGGTGGtttatgaccgagaaagtggtAGGTCGAAGGGGTTCGGGTTTGTAACTTACAATTCACCTGATGAGGTCAACAATGCCATTGAATCATTGGATGGAATT GACCTTAATGGCAGGTCTATTCGAGTTAGCCCTGCCGAGTCCCGTCCAAGGGGTCAATATTAA
- the LOC140822374 gene encoding uncharacterized protein: MENGPLTLGSEDGTIDVERMLVEPEDGHISMDRVNCFREKIPKNDMDMDDFSCSFGGADSSLVREERHVPRVEVLDGIPSEVQVGYFQLKNEFSSMGEEYLLGIDFVESITNLDYGSSECLLTSVSDCPILASSVDTDAPWKSDQFRIMEVHECQNDQLNICSSKLSDIPRCHELETLDDNKSLKSPALCSLENIGNFCDFSSCSFQEVLSDEMDGSLSPSGEMYSCLKVEKNDEIWPAGPDVETNKLEGEDASAVIKTQARCTETLPIPKRSRKPTQRYIDELADPILRCSKRRHEISSSTGKGKCLGVQDNKKCHTGSKAMKFSAEETSVIAIQVPFGSIVQKECPKSPEHVTVRGSDCGYSIAKFKESHVTPQNKKKLDEVIATIHLKKRNDSVMVTSQKKRNGFVKESPPKKRVGSVTSGSQKRDDSLTAVHRKKKDDCFTSEIKEEASGRRKHHRLWTISEVRKLIDGVSQFGVGSWSRIKKLFFSTSSHRTSVDLKDKWRNLLKASGIHEQSEREGEKKRNMAWRPLPKPILHRVCELAVMYPYPKGQKSKILHIHSDSPAKSTDITLSNYRRILRSINGN; encoded by the exons ATGGAGAATGGACCTCTGACTCTTGGATCGGAAGATGGGACAATTGATGTTGAGCGTATGCTTGTAGAACCTGAAGATGGACATATATCAATGGATAGGGTCAATTGTTTTCGTGAGAAGATCCCGAAGAATGACATGGACATGGACGATTTTTCCTGCAGTTTTG GTGGTGCGGATTCTAGCCTCGTACGGGAAGAGAGACACGTTCCAAGGGTCGAA GTTCTTGATGGAATTCCTAGTGAAGTTCAAGTGGGATATTTTCAATTGAAAAATGAGTTCAGCAGCATGGGAGAAGAGTACCTTCTAG GCATTGACTTTGTCGAAAGTATTACAAATTTGGATTATGGTTCAAGCGAATGCTTGCTTACTTCAGTTTCGGACTGTCCAATTTTGGCATCTAGCGTTGATACTGATGCTCCCTGGAAATCAGATCAATTTAGAATTATGGAAGTACATGAATGTCAGAATGACCAACTTAATATCTGTAGCTCTAAACTAAGTGACATTCCCAGATGCCATGAGCTCGAGACATTGGATGATAATAAATCCTTGAAATCACCTGCATTATGTTCTTTAGAAAATATTGGCAATTTTTGTGATTTTTCAAGCTGCTCTTTCCAAGAAGTTTTATCTGATGAGATGGATGGAAGCCTGTCACCTTCGGGGGAAATGTATAGCTGTTTGAAGGTTGAGAAAAATGATGAAATTTGGCCAGCAGGTCCAGATGTTGAGACCAATAAATTGGAAGGGGAAGATGCGTCAGCAGTAATAAAAACTCAAGCTAGATGCACGGAAACTCTTCCAATTCCGAAGAGATCGCGCAAGCCCACACAGAGGTATATTGATGAATTAGCAGATCCCATATTGAGATGTTCTAAAAGAAGACATGAAATTTCTTCTTCGACCGGTAAGGGGAAGTGTCTGGGAGTCCAGGATAATAAGAAATGTCATACAGGATCTAAAGCAATGAAATTTTCAGCTGAGGAAACTTCTGTGATAGCTATTCAAGTACCCTTTGGCTCGATAGTGCAAAAAGAATGTCCAAAGAGCCCCGAACACGTTACG GTGCGTGGTTCGGATTGTGGATATTCAATAGCCAAGTTTAAAGAATCCCATGTTACTCCCCAGAATAAAAAGAAACTGGACGAAGTTATCGCAACCATTCATTTAAAGAAGAGGAATGATTCTGTCATGGTAACAAGTCAGAAGAAAAGGAATGGCTTTGTCAAAGAAAGTCCTCCGAAGAAAAGGGTTGGCAGTGTCACATCAGGAAGTCAAAAGAGGGATGACTCTCTTACAGCTGTGCATCGAAAGAAAAAGGATGACTGCTTCACTTCAGAGATCAAGGAAGAGGCCAGTGGTCGGAGGAAGCATCACAGATTATGGACTATTTCAGAGGTTAGAAAATTAATCGATGGTGTCTCTCAATTTGGAGTTGGCAGCTGGAGTCGTATAAAAAAGCTCTTCTTTTCCACATCTTCCCATCGAACCTCTGTAGATCTCAAG GATAAATGGCGAAATCTTTTGAAAGCAAGCGGGATTCATGAACAAAGCGAGCGAGAG GGAGAGAAGAAACGAAACATGGCCTGGCGCCCTTTGCCAAAACCAATCCTGCACCGAGTTTGTGAACTGGCCGTGATGTATCCTTATCCAAAAGGTCAAAAATCCAAGATTTTACATATTCACAGTGATTCTCCAGCTAAAAGTACAGATATAACCCTGAGTAACTACAGAAGAATCCTGCGAAGTATTAATGGTAACTGA
- the LOC140822375 gene encoding mitochondrial uncoupling protein 5-like, with the protein MGVKGFVEGGIASIVAGCTTHPLDLIKVRMQLQGESSAAAAVQNLRPAFAFHGTTAAAHHIHLPPPPPPPSVGPVAVGLRIVQQDGAAALFSGVSATLLRQTLYSTTRMGLYDVLKKKWTDPNTNNLPLASKVAAGLISGAVGAAVGNPADVAMVRMQADGRLPAAQRRNYKSVVDAISQMSKNEGVVSLWRGSSLTVNRAMLVTASQLASYDQFKETILEKDLMKDGLGTHVTASFAAGFVASVVSNPVDVIKTRVMNMKVEAGMAPPYTGAFDCAMKTVRTEGAMALYKGFIPTISRQGPFTIVLFVTLEQVRKLLKDF; encoded by the coding sequence ATGGGTGTAAAGGGATTTGTTGAGGGAGGTATTGCCTCCATTGTTGCAGGCTGCACCACTCACCCACTTGATTTGATCAAGGTCCGTATGCAGCTTCAGGGGGAGTCCTCTGCGGCCGCAGCCGTTCAGAATCTCCGCCCAGCATTTGCCTTCCACGGCACCACCGCCGCGGCTCACCATATCCATCTACCCCCGCCTCCGCCGCCGCCAAGCGTCGGGCCGGTTGCCGTGGGACTCCGGATCGTACAGCAAGATGGAGCAGCAGCGCTTTTCTCTGGTGTGTCCGCCACTCTTCTACGGCAGACCCTCTACTCGACCACCAGAATGGGTCTCTACGACGTGCTCAAGAAGAAATGGACCGACCCCAACACCAACAACCTGCCTCTGGCTAGCAAAGTCGCCGCGGGGCTCATATCCGGCGCCGTAGGTGCCGCGGTAGGAAACCCCGCCGACGTTGCCATGGTCCGGATGCAGGCCGATGGCCGCCTCCCGGCGGCTCAGAGGCGGAACTACAAGAGCGTGGTGGACGCCATCTCGCAGATGAGTAAAAACGAAGGCGTGGTCAGCCTGTGGCGCGGCTCGTCCCTCACGGTGAACAGGGCCATGCTCGTGACAGCCTCGCAGCTGGCATCTTACGACCAATTCAAGGAAACGATCTTGGAGAAAGATCTGATGAAAGACGGCCTCGGAACACACGTGACGGCCAGCTTCGCTGCCGGGTTCGTCGCGTCTGTGGTGTCCAACCCGGTGGACGTGATCAAGACTCGCGTGATGAATATGAAAGTGGAAGCAGGAATGGCGCCTCCGTACACCGGAGCTTTTGACTGCGCGATGAAGACCGTAAGAACAGAGGGAGCCATGGCCCTTTACAAAGGCTTCATCCCCACGATTTCTCGGCAGGGACCCTTCACTATTGTTCTCTTTGTCACTCTTGAACAGGTCCGCAAGCTGCTCAAGGATTTCTGA